A window from Gallus gallus isolate bGalGal1 chromosome 7, bGalGal1.mat.broiler.GRCg7b, whole genome shotgun sequence encodes these proteins:
- the ICOS gene encoding inducible T-cell costimulator precursor, whose amino-acid sequence MPLCQASMKTVAVTFCLLCFQFEALCGVDTCSSRLCKNIDKLQVSDPQGIVEFENGNFKLIFQNPKNVNEFSMTLLKGRERKAICALHMNNKKAVPESNVTYCQAEHSDTSTTFILTNLDRKHIDTYTCCLESLLPPPYIHCHLKETYLYIQDKEDCSSQGIMSWIIIGLIAFALIFCVCFVVACHLRNKNQQCESNSHEYNSEYMPMAAVNAAKKPRI is encoded by the exons ATGCCTCTATGTCAGGCAAGCATGAAGACAGTTGCAGTAACtttctgtctcctctgctttcagtttGAAGCCTTGTGTG gaGTGGATACTTGCTCATCAAGATTGTGCAAAAATATAG ataAGCTTCAGGTCTCGGACCCCCAGGGGATAGTAGAATTTGAAAATGGAAACTTCAAGTTAATATTTCAAAACCCCAAAAATGTGAACGAGTTCAGCATGACCCTCCTCAAAGGGCGAGAAAGGAAGGCAATCTGTGCACTCCATATGAATAATAAGAAAGCTGTCCCAGAGAGTAATGTCACCTACTGCCAGGCAGAGCATTCAGATACCAGCACCACCTTCATTCTCACAAATCTGGACAGAAAGCACATCGACACTTATACCTGCTGCCTGGAAAGTTTATTACCCCCCCCTTACATACATTGCCACTTGAAAGAAACCTATTTGTACATCCAAG ATAAGGAAGACTGCTCTTCACAAGGAATCATGTCATGGATAATTATTGGCCTGATTGCATTTGCCCTGATTTTCTGTGTCTGCTTTGTAGTAGCCTGTCACTTAAGGAATAAG AATCAGCAGTGTGAATCCAACTCCCATGAGTACAACAGTGAATACATGCCCATGGCAGCAGTGAATGCAGCTAAAAAACCAAGAATCTGA